A portion of the Luxibacter massiliensis genome contains these proteins:
- a CDS encoding LacI family DNA-binding transcriptional regulator has product MASIRDVARKANVGSTTVSRVLNNSGYVSEETRQKIEEAMRELNYTPNELARNLFHKKTGIIAVLVPSVSHPFFAEFVECLEAELYKQGYKTMLCNTVKEKNAELEYLDMLNRHIVDGVITGVHSLDVEEYRKIHKPIVAIDRYLGEDIPVVAVNHKRGGRLAAEEFIKSGCKNVLHFCGSRAVESPYHDRHYEFERIMKKYNVTTYPYQLEWNRFDTEYYKETVSKVFEMGIDFDGVFGVDQPAIRYMYEAIRRDKKIPEDIKIVAYDGTFITKVIEPQITAVVQPMEKLASESARLISRLVNGKSYKNRRVLLDVELRKGKTTL; this is encoded by the coding sequence ATGGCAAGTATCAGAGATGTAGCCAGAAAGGCTAATGTGGGATCCACAACAGTATCAAGAGTATTAAATAACAGCGGTTATGTATCAGAAGAGACAAGGCAGAAAATAGAAGAGGCTATGAGGGAACTCAATTATACTCCAAATGAACTGGCCAGAAATTTGTTTCATAAGAAGACAGGAATTATTGCTGTCCTGGTGCCAAGTGTATCACATCCATTCTTTGCAGAGTTTGTAGAGTGCCTTGAGGCAGAGTTATATAAACAGGGATATAAGACAATGCTCTGTAATACAGTGAAGGAAAAGAACGCTGAGCTGGAATACTTGGATATGCTGAACAGGCATATTGTTGATGGAGTGATAACAGGGGTACATTCTTTGGATGTGGAGGAGTACCGGAAAATACATAAGCCCATAGTGGCAATCGACCGCTATTTGGGGGAAGATATACCTGTGGTGGCTGTGAACCATAAAAGAGGCGGCCGGCTGGCTGCTGAGGAATTTATAAAAAGCGGATGTAAGAATGTCCTGCATTTTTGTGGATCCCGGGCAGTGGAATCCCCATACCACGACCGGCATTATGAGTTTGAGCGGATCATGAAGAAGTACAATGTGACAACGTATCCTTATCAGTTAGAGTGGAATCGTTTCGATACAGAATATTATAAAGAAACCGTATCCAAAGTATTCGAGATGGGGATAGATTTTGACGGTGTATTCGGCGTGGACCAGCCGGCCATCAGATATATGTATGAGGCCATCCGAAGGGATAAAAAGATACCAGAAGATATAAAGATAGTGGCATATGACGGCACATTTATAACAAAGGTAATTGAACCCCAAATTACTGCAGTGGTTCAGCCGATGGAGAAGTTGGCAAGCGAATCTGCGAGATTAATTTCCAGGCTGGTGAATGGTAAAAGCTATAAAAACAGGCGTGTTTTATTGGATGTAGAGCTTAGAAAAGGAAAGACAACCTTATGA